Proteins from one Hyperolius riggenbachi isolate aHypRig1 chromosome 4, aHypRig1.pri, whole genome shotgun sequence genomic window:
- the PPM1B gene encoding protein phosphatase 1B isoform X2 has protein sequence MGAFLDKPKTEKHNAHGDGNGLRYGLSSMQGWRVEMEDAHTAVVGIPHGLEDWSFFAVYDGHAGSRVANYCSTHLLEHITDNEDFRAAESPASNLEPSVENVKTGIRTGFLKIDEYMRNFADLRNGMDRSGSTAVAVLLSPSHVYFINCGDSRSVLYRGGQVCFSTQDHKPCNPKEKERIQNAGGSVMIQRVNGSLAVSRALGDYDYKCVDGKGPTEQLVSPEPEVYEIVRAEEDEFIILACDGIWDVMTNEELCEFVKYRLELTDDLEKVCNSVVDTCLHKGSRDNMSIVLVCFQNAPKVSEEAIKKDVELDKHLESRIEEIMTTAGEEGMPDLAHVMRILSAENIPNLPPGGGLAGKRSVIEDVYNRLNPHRENDGGAGELEDSW, from the exons ATGGGGGCCTTTCTGGACAAACCCAAGACTGAGAAGCACAACGCTCACGGGGATGGAAATGGCTTGCGTTACGGACTCAGCAGTATGCAGGGCTGGCGGGTGGAGATGGAGGATGCCCACACAGCCGTGGTGGGAATCCCCCACGGTTTGGAAGACTGGTCCTTCTTCGCCGTGTACGACGGCCACGCCGGCTCCCGCGTCGCGAATTACTGTTCCACGCACTTACTAGAGCATATCACAGACAACGAAGACTTCAGGGCCGCCGAGTCCCCCGCATCTAATCTGGAGCCCTCCGTGGAAAACGTTAAAACTGGCATTCGAACTGGGTTTTTAAAAATCGACGAGTACATGCGCAACTTCGCCGACTTGAGGAATGGCATGGACAGAAGCGGCTCGACTGCCGTGGCGGTCCTCCTTTCACCAAGCCACGTGTACTTCATCAACTGCGGGGATTCTAGGTCTGTTttgtacaggggtggacaggtttGCTTTTCCACACAGGATCACAAGCCCTGCAATCCGAAGGAGAAAGAGCGGATCCAGAACGCCGGGGGCAGCGTCATGATTCAGCGCGTCAACGGCTCGTTAGCGGTTTCTCGCGCTCTCGGGGACTATGACTACAAATGCGTGGATGGCAAAGGCCCGACCGAGCAGCTGGTGTCTCCGGAGCCCGAGGTGTACGAGATCGTACGGGCAGAGGAAGACGAGTTTATAATACTGGCTTGTGACGGCATTTGGGATGTCATGACCAACGAAGAGCTGTGCGAGTTTGTCAAGTATAGGCTGGAGCTGACAGACGACCTTGAGAAAGTGTGTAATTCTGTAGTGGACACCTGTTTACATAAG GGAAGCCGTGATAACATGAGCATTGTACTGGTTTGTTTTCAAAACGCACCTAAGGTGTCTGAAGAAGCCATCAAGAAAGATGTGGAGCTGGATAAACATTTAGAATCGAGGATCGAAG AAATCATGACAACTGCTGGGGAGGAAGGAATGCCGGACCTCGCTCATGTAATGCGCATCCTGTCTGCGGAGAATATTCCCAACTTACCGCCTGGAGGTGGCTTAGCTGGAAA